In the Halorubrum ruber genome, AGGAGCAACTACTGAGACTCTGTGCCGGGCGCCGCGGCGGGCGAGCCCGTCACGGGCGTGATCGCGGATTCGAGCTCCCAGACGTCGAACTCGGCGACCGTCGCTCGCCCGTCTTCGGCGTTCACCGATAGCCCGGTACTGTTCTCGGCGGGATACACCCGGCTGGTCAGGCAGTGCCGCCCGTTGGCGAACAGCTCGATCACCGAGCCGTCGAGGAACGCCCGGAGCGACAGGGGCTCGTCGTACGGCGGCACGGACAGCCGCTGGGTGTCGGCCGCCCCGACCTCCCCGCGGCTCGACTCCGAGCGGTCGACGATCAGTTCGCCCTCGCGCGTGTAGCGGATCGCCGTCCGCTCGTCTCGGTCGGTCGATTCGAACACCGAGAGTTCGAACGCCGAGGCGTCCGCCAGCGACACCTCCAAATCGACCTCCAGCGTCCGGCCGTCCGCGTCGAGCGCGTGGCGGCGCTCGTCGAGGACGTCCGGGACCGCGGTCGACAGTCGGCGCTGGCGGAGCCGATCCACCTCGGCGGCGGGTCGCTGCCGGAGTCGTCCGTCGTCGCCGAGCGACAGCACCCGCGGGAGCGACAGGGCTCCGGACCACCCGGCGTCCCACTGGGCGCTCGTCTCCCGCGTCTCCGGGAGCCACCCCCAGGTCAGGTAGCGGTCGCCGTCTCGGAGCGACTGCGGCGCGTAGAAGTCGCCGGGGTCGAGCACGCCCCGGTGAGCGACGTCGAACTCGCCGTCGTCGATCTCTCCGAGGAAGTACACGACATCCTCGTAGTTGGAGACGTGGAGGAGCGACCGCTCGCCGAGGTCCAACAGCTCCGGACACTCCCAGACGGCGCCGTGTCCGTCGTCTCCCGTCAGCAGCGGCCCCTCGTACTCCCACTCGCGGAGGTCCGAGGACGCGTACAGGAGGGCCGTCCCGCCTCGGTCGGAGATGCCGCTACCGATGAGCTGGTACCACGTCTCGCCGTCCCGCCAGACCGCGTGGTCGCGGAACTCGATCTCCCAGTCCTCCGTCGACAGGAGGTCGAGATCGGACGGCGGCTCCTCGATCACAGGATTCCCCGGGTCCTTGTTCCACTCGCGGAGGTCCGGCTCCCCGCTCGTGGCGAGACACGGGAGCTGCCAGCGGCCGTCCCCGCCCGTGTAGAGGATCGTCGGCGTCCCGTCGTCGTCGACCGCACATCCCGACCAGCAGCCGTCGCGGTCGGGGCCGTCCGGAGACGGCGAGAGCGCGATCGGCTCGTCGGTCCAGTGAAGGAGGTCGTCGCTGACGGCGTGGCCCCAGTGGATCGCGTTGTGAAACGGCCCTGCGGGGTTGTACTGGTAAAAGAGGTGGTACCGCCCGTCCAACCGGATCAGCCCGTTCGGATCGTTCAGCCAGTTCGCCGGCGGGGTGAAGTGATAGCGCGGTCGGCCCGGGTCGTCGGCGAACGCCTCTCGCATCGCCGTCAGCTCGTCGGCCGTCTTCGGACGGCCGGGCTGGTCACCGCCGCCGTCGACCGCCGACAGACAGCCGGCGACCAGCTCCGAGCGCGCGTCGGCGATCGGCTCGGCCGCGGACTCGTCGAACGCCACCGGCGCTCCGACGCCCATGACGCCGCCGCCGCGGTCCCACGAGACCACGGTCATCTCGTTCGGGACGTCCCGGTCACCGCGGACGGTCGACGCGAGCACTTCGCCGTTCGAAGGCACCGCGCGCTCGTAGTGAGCCGTCGGGACTGCCCCTCGATCGCAGGTCGGGATCCGAACCGAATCGAACGCCGTTACTGCCGGGTGGTCGTCGTAGAGCGTCCGCCAGAGCACGCCGGTGGGTTCGGCGACGCTCTCGGTCCCGACCGCGTCCGGCGCCACCGGATCGATCCCGATGTCGTCGACGACGGCCATCGCTCGAAGCGTGAGCAGTAGCCCGCCGCCATCTGCGAGAAAGGCGTCGAAGGCGTCCCCGGTACCCTCAGAGAGGAGACTCTCTTCGATCGGCGCGTCGCGGTGCCACCACAGCACGTCGCACTCGTCGGTAACTTCTCCGACTTCGGCGGGGGAGACCCGCACGATTTCGACCGACCGTGCCTCCAGCCACGACAGCGCTGCCCGCTGTTCGTCCGACGGCGCGCCGTCACAGACGAACCCGACTCGTGTCTCGCGGCCAATCATAGCAAAGATAACTTGCTCCCGAGTAAAAGTCGTATCGTCTCCGGTCAACGCCGACGCGGTGGCGCCGATCGCCCGCGGCGAGACCGTCGTCGCCCGACCCTACGCCCCCTCTGCGTTCGATTCGGCGGCCTCCGCGTACGACTCTGCGGCCTCCGCGTCTGCGGTCGGGGGCTCGGCGGGTTCGACGTTACCGAGCCGGAGCGCGTTGCCGGTGACGCCGAGGCTCATCCCCATGTCGCCGACGACCACGGCCATCGCGACGCTCACGTAGCCGAGCGGGGCGCCCGCGGCGAGCAGCGCCTTCACGGCGAGCGAGGCGCCGATGTTCGTCCGGATCGTCGAACTCGCGCGCGAGGAGAGATCGACCACGTACGGGAGCCGCGTCAGGTCGTCGGCCATCAGCGCCACGTCCGCGGTCTCGATGGCGGTGTCGGCGCCGGCGGCACCCATCGCGATCCCGACGTCCGCGGCCGCAAGCGCCGGCGCGTCGTTGATCCCGTCGCCGACCATCGCCACGCCGTCGGCCTCGGCGCCGAGCTCGCGCACCGCGTCGACCTTCTCCTCGGGGAGCAACTCCGCGCGCACCTCGTCGACGCCGACGCGCTCGCCGATCGCCCGGGCGGTCCGCTCGTTGTCGCCGGTGAGCATCGCGACGCGGTCGATCCCGAGCTCGTGGAGCCGGTCAACGACCCACGCCGCCTCCGGGCGGACGGTGTCCGCGACCGCGATGACGCCCTCTAACTCCGTCTCCGTCCCCACGAGCACGACCGTCTTCCCCTCGGCCTGGAGCCGCGGGATCGTCTCGCTCGCCAAGTCGAGGTACTGGCCGTGATCGCAGGACTCGGGCTCCGCGGGGGCGTCGGCTCCCTCGGCGCCGTCTCGATCCGCCAGCGCGGACCCGCCGTCGGCGCGGACGTGCGCGTGGCTCAGGTCGAAGCCGAGCTCCTCGAACAGCGATGGCTTGCCGGCGTAGTGCGTCTCGCCGTCGAGGTCGGCGCGCACTCCCTCGCCGGTCAGCGCCTCGAAGTCGGTGACCTCGACGTCGTCGCTCGCGGCGTCGGTACCACCGGTCCCGTCCGCGGACTCGCTCCCGCGCGCGACGATCGCCGCCGCGACCGGGTGTTCGCTCCGCCGCTCGATCGCGGTCGCACACGCGAGGACGTCGTCGGCCTCGCGGTCGCCGAGCGGGACCACGTCGGTCACCGACAGCTCGCCGCGCGTGAGCGTCCCCGTCTTGTCGAGCGCGACGGCGTCGACGTCGCCCGCGGCCTCCAGGTGTTCGCCGCCCTTGATGAGGACGCCGTTGCGCGCGGCCGCGGTCACGCCGGAGACGACGCTGACGGGGGTGGAGATGACGAACGCGCACGGGCACGCGACGACGAGCAGCGTGAGCCCGCGGACGAACCACGTCTCCGCGCCGCCGCCGACGAGGAGCGGGCCGAGCGTCGCCGTGGCGATCGCCCCGACCACGACGATCGGGGTGTAGACGCTCGCGAAGCGGTCGACGAACCGCTCGGCGCGCGTCTCCTCGCCGTTGGCGGCCTCGACGAGCTCGACCACCCTCGCGATGGTCGACTCCTCGGCGGGCGCGGTGGCCTCCACTTCGAGGTAGCCCGCCTCGTTGATCGAGCCGGCGTACACCTCGTCGCCGGGCTCCTTCTCTGCGGGGACGGACTCGCCGGTGATCGGCGACTCGTCGACCGCGCCGGAGCCCTCCTTCACGACCCCGTCGAGGGGGACGCGCTCGCCGGGGCGCACCGCGAGCCGCTCGCCGGTTGCGACGCTCTCGGCGGGCACCGTCTCCTCTTCCCCGTCGCGGATCACGACCGCGTCGTCGGGCGACAGCTCCATCAGCTCGCGGAGGGAGGTGCGCGCCCGGTCGATGGAGTAGCGTTCGAGCAGCTCCGCGACCGAGAACAGCACCGCGAGCGTCGCCGCCTCGAACGGGAGGTCGACGAGCAGCGCGGCGACGACGCCGACGCTCATCAGCAGGTCGATGTCGAGGCTCAAGCCCCGAAGCGAGTAGAGCCCGTTCCGCAGGATCGGCGGGGCCGCGACCGCGACCGCCAGCAGGAACGCGACCGACGCGCCGGTGACGGCCCACGGGCCGAGGAACCCCACGCCGCCGACCGTCGCGAACGTCGGGTCGAGCCCCGGGAGAAGCCACTCCAAGACGAGGCCGACCGCGAGGAAGACGCCGCCGACCGCGGTCGCGATCGCTCGGGGGCTCGTGAACAGGTCGTCGGCGACGCCGTCGGAGTCGGCGTCTTCGACCGCGTAGCCGGCGGCCTCGACAGCGGCCGTCAGCGCCTCGACGTCCGTCACGTCGGGGTCGTACGTGACCACGACGACGCCCGTGGTCGGGCGGGTGTCGATCGAGAGGACGCCCTCGCGGTCGAGCGCGCCCTCGACTTTCCCCGCGCACGACGAACAGTCCATGTCCGGCACGGCGAGCCGGAGCCGCGCGCCGTCGGGGGTGTCGGTCGCGCCGCCGCCGGGCGGATCCGTCGCCCCGTCGTCGGGGCCGTTCGATTCGCGTGAGTCGCTCATTGTCCGACCCTATCCGCCGCATCATTATTAATCCAACTGCCATTCTCACGGGTTATTTTATAAGTAATTATTAAAATATCGATTAGATATACTAAAACATCCGCGAGTATTTACCCGTCGGTGGGCTACTCGCGGGCATGACAGACTGGCGCGCCGTCGGCTATGGGTTCGTCGTGATGCTGATCGCCGGGGTGTTGGCGACCGCCGTCCCGGTCGTCGGACACGCGGCCGCCGGGCTCGTCGGCGGGTTCGTCGCGGGCTACCTCGCCGGCGGCGGCCTGCTCTCCGGCTTCTGGCACGGCCTGCTCGCGGGGTCGGTGAGCGGGGTCGTCGTCACGCTGCTGCTCGCCGCGTTCGGCGGGCTCGTCGGTCTCGTGGGCGGCCCGCTCGGGAGCCTGCTCGGCGGCGCCGGCGTCCTCGTGGTCGGGCTGTTCCTCACGTTTCTGTTCGCCGTCGACTCGGCGCTCGCGGGCGCCATCGGCGGCGTGGTCGGGAAATAAGCACGTTTTTGCGAGACAGTCGGTTTTAAGGGGGTCAAAAAAGGTAGTTTCCTCATCGGCGCGCGCCTCCGAGCGGTCGTTTTTAAACGGCCGCGAGGAGCGCGTGCGAGGGAGTCGCGAGCGCTTTTAAGCGCGAGCGACGAGGCTGGGGAGGCGTGAGGTGCGGTCGCTGTGCGGGGCGGGACTCAAAGGGGCAGCCGCGAGGAGGCCGTAGGCGACGCAAGCACCGCAGCGAAGGAACGGAGTGACTGAGCGAGGAGCGTGGTTCGAGAGAGCGAAGCTCTCTCGTCATCACGAAAGGCGCAAAGCGCCTTTCGAACGACAGCGAGCGTACGGCCTCCTCGCGGCTGGGGCTTTGGGGGTGTTTGCCGCTGATCGGTTAGCAGT is a window encoding:
- a CDS encoding heavy metal translocating P-type ATPase, with protein sequence MSDSRESNGPDDGATDPPGGGATDTPDGARLRLAVPDMDCSSCAGKVEGALDREGVLSIDTRPTTGVVVVTYDPDVTDVEALTAAVEAAGYAVEDADSDGVADDLFTSPRAIATAVGGVFLAVGLVLEWLLPGLDPTFATVGGVGFLGPWAVTGASVAFLLAVAVAAPPILRNGLYSLRGLSLDIDLLMSVGVVAALLVDLPFEAATLAVLFSVAELLERYSIDRARTSLRELMELSPDDAVVIRDGEEETVPAESVATGERLAVRPGERVPLDGVVKEGSGAVDESPITGESVPAEKEPGDEVYAGSINEAGYLEVEATAPAEESTIARVVELVEAANGEETRAERFVDRFASVYTPIVVVGAIATATLGPLLVGGGAETWFVRGLTLLVVACPCAFVISTPVSVVSGVTAAARNGVLIKGGEHLEAAGDVDAVALDKTGTLTRGELSVTDVVPLGDREADDVLACATAIERRSEHPVAAAIVARGSESADGTGGTDAASDDVEVTDFEALTGEGVRADLDGETHYAGKPSLFEELGFDLSHAHVRADGGSALADRDGAEGADAPAEPESCDHGQYLDLASETIPRLQAEGKTVVLVGTETELEGVIAVADTVRPEAAWVVDRLHELGIDRVAMLTGDNERTARAIGERVGVDEVRAELLPEEKVDAVRELGAEADGVAMVGDGINDAPALAAADVGIAMGAAGADTAIETADVALMADDLTRLPYVVDLSSRASSTIRTNIGASLAVKALLAAGAPLGYVSVAMAVVVGDMGMSLGVTGNALRLGNVEPAEPPTADAEAAESYAEAAESNAEGA
- a CDS encoding GH32 C-terminal domain-containing protein, with protein sequence MIGRETRVGFVCDGAPSDEQRAALSWLEARSVEIVRVSPAEVGEVTDECDVLWWHRDAPIEESLLSEGTGDAFDAFLADGGGLLLTLRAMAVVDDIGIDPVAPDAVGTESVAEPTGVLWRTLYDDHPAVTAFDSVRIPTCDRGAVPTAHYERAVPSNGEVLASTVRGDRDVPNEMTVVSWDRGGGVMGVGAPVAFDESAAEPIADARSELVAGCLSAVDGGGDQPGRPKTADELTAMREAFADDPGRPRYHFTPPANWLNDPNGLIRLDGRYHLFYQYNPAGPFHNAIHWGHAVSDDLLHWTDEPIALSPSPDGPDRDGCWSGCAVDDDGTPTILYTGGDGRWQLPCLATSGEPDLREWNKDPGNPVIEEPPSDLDLLSTEDWEIEFRDHAVWRDGETWYQLIGSGISDRGGTALLYASSDLREWEYEGPLLTGDDGHGAVWECPELLDLGERSLLHVSNYEDVVYFLGEIDDGEFDVAHRGVLDPGDFYAPQSLRDGDRYLTWGWLPETRETSAQWDAGWSGALSLPRVLSLGDDGRLRQRPAAEVDRLRQRRLSTAVPDVLDERRHALDADGRTLEVDLEVSLADASAFELSVFESTDRDERTAIRYTREGELIVDRSESSRGEVGAADTQRLSVPPYDEPLSLRAFLDGSVIELFANGRHCLTSRVYPAENSTGLSVNAEDGRATVAEFDVWELESAITPVTGSPAAAPGTESQ
- a CDS encoding DUF5518 domain-containing protein; translated protein: MTDWRAVGYGFVVMLIAGVLATAVPVVGHAAAGLVGGFVAGYLAGGGLLSGFWHGLLAGSVSGVVVTLLLAAFGGLVGLVGGPLGSLLGGAGVLVVGLFLTFLFAVDSALAGAIGGVVGK